A single region of the Streptomyces sp. NBC_00236 genome encodes:
- a CDS encoding PIG-L family deacetylase, which yields MTDRPLTLMAVHAHPDDEATGTGGVLARYAAEGIRTVLVTCTDGSCGDGKGGAKPGDPGHDPAAVALMRRQELEASCEVLNISDLEMLDYADSGMMGWPSNDAPGSFWRTPVEEGAARLAELMRHYRPDVVVTYDENGFYGHPDHIQANRITTAALEMTGLTPKVYWTTMPRSGMQRFGEIMREFHEDMPEPDPAEAAAMAEIGLPDDEITTWVDTTAFSGQKFDALAAHASQGENIFFLKMGKERFGEFMGMETFVRVKDTTDAPVPENDLFAGLR from the coding sequence TGCACGCACACCCCGACGACGAGGCCACCGGAACGGGAGGAGTCCTCGCGCGGTATGCGGCGGAAGGCATCCGCACCGTTCTTGTGACCTGTACCGACGGCAGTTGCGGCGACGGGAAAGGAGGCGCCAAGCCTGGCGACCCCGGACACGATCCGGCGGCCGTCGCCCTGATGCGCCGACAGGAACTCGAGGCGAGCTGTGAGGTGTTGAACATCAGCGATCTTGAGATGCTGGACTACGCCGACTCCGGAATGATGGGCTGGCCGAGCAACGACGCCCCCGGCTCCTTCTGGCGGACCCCCGTGGAGGAAGGCGCCGCCCGGCTCGCGGAGCTCATGCGCCACTACCGGCCCGATGTGGTCGTCACCTATGACGAGAACGGCTTCTACGGTCACCCCGATCACATCCAGGCCAACCGCATCACGACGGCGGCGCTGGAGATGACCGGGCTGACACCGAAGGTGTACTGGACGACGATGCCCCGCTCGGGGATGCAGCGGTTCGGCGAGATCATGCGCGAGTTCCACGAGGACATGCCGGAGCCGGACCCCGCCGAGGCCGCCGCGATGGCCGAGATCGGCCTTCCCGACGACGAGATCACCACTTGGGTGGACACCACCGCGTTCAGCGGTCAGAAGTTCGACGCCCTGGCCGCGCACGCCAGCCAGGGCGAGAACATCTTCTTCCTCAAGATGGGCAAGGAGAGGTTCGGCGAGTTCATGGGCATGGAGACCTTCGTGCGCGTCAAGGACACCACGGACGCTCCCGTACCCGAGAACGATCTCTTCGCCGGACTGCGCTGA
- a CDS encoding SDR family oxidoreductase, protein MGFDNHRVVITAAGRDFGRTLAIRLADLGAEVFLSARTLAAAERVRDEVRERGHQRVHAFACDLTDPASIRDFAAEVARRTDHIDVLINNGSRYLEGPDLESASDADIAETIASGATGTVLTVKNFLPLLLNSDKPDVVTMVSACGAAGHQRSEAHDAFYAAKSAQAGFAEILSKRLRPQGVRVISLYPPDFANPDPLSEAWETTPREAQDDLTAQSLVECILFAVAQPRDCFIKAFHFEQV, encoded by the coding sequence ATGGGATTCGACAACCACCGCGTGGTCATCACGGCCGCCGGCCGTGACTTCGGCCGTACCCTGGCCATCCGTCTCGCGGATCTCGGGGCCGAGGTCTTCCTCTCCGCCCGGACCCTCGCCGCGGCGGAGCGGGTGCGCGACGAGGTGCGCGAACGGGGGCACCAGCGGGTCCATGCCTTCGCCTGCGACTTGACGGACCCCGCATCGATCCGGGACTTCGCTGCCGAGGTCGCCCGGCGTACTGATCACATCGACGTGCTGATCAACAACGGTTCGCGCTACCTCGAAGGCCCGGACCTGGAATCCGCCTCCGACGCCGACATCGCGGAAACGATCGCGTCCGGCGCCACGGGAACCGTTCTCACGGTGAAGAACTTCCTCCCGCTCCTGCTCAACTCGGACAAGCCGGACGTGGTGACCATGGTCTCCGCCTGCGGGGCGGCGGGCCATCAGCGCTCGGAGGCGCACGACGCCTTCTACGCGGCCAAGAGCGCCCAGGCGGGGTTCGCCGAGATCCTCTCCAAGCGCCTGCGGCCCCAGGGGGTACGGGTGATCTCCCTCTACCCGCCCGACTTCGCCAACCCTGACCCGCTCTCCGAGGCATGGGAGACCACGCCGCGCGAGGCCCAGGACGACCTCACCGCGCAGTCACTCGTGGAGTGCATCCTCTTCGCCGTCGCCCAGCCCCGGGACTGCTTCATCAAGGCGTTCCACTTCGAACAGGTCTGA